The following coding sequences lie in one Alphaproteobacteria bacterium genomic window:
- a CDS encoding LysR substrate-binding domain-containing protein: MEFKQVQTFVALARHLHFGRTAEQLRIAQPHVSRRIRQLEEELDVVLFERDKRNVRLTKAGEVFLAEARTLLRDIELAKTHTKESALGRRGKLEVSLVGAAMLRILPRILTEFRRRYPDVHMIFREQGSVAQLEALAQGGTDVAFLHSPMRPNPAFDHVMLDVEPLIAVLPTGHRLARRTEIELAELADDPWVLFPREDNSPIYDRIIAVCARAGFSPKVVQEAGPVHSRLGLVASGFGVHLVGSSWRAMPFPGVVYLPIQPSATLGLACYWRKDDPNPILRLFVDVTRRHQM; this comes from the coding sequence GTGGAGTTCAAGCAGGTCCAGACCTTCGTCGCGCTGGCGCGCCACCTGCACTTCGGCCGCACGGCCGAGCAGCTGCGCATCGCCCAGCCGCACGTCAGCCGCCGCATCCGCCAACTCGAGGAGGAGCTGGACGTGGTGCTGTTCGAGCGCGACAAGCGCAACGTGCGGCTGACCAAGGCGGGCGAGGTGTTCCTGGCCGAGGCGCGCACGCTGCTGCGCGACATCGAGCTGGCCAAGACCCACACCAAGGAAAGCGCGCTCGGCCGCCGCGGCAAGCTGGAGGTCAGCCTGGTCGGCGCGGCGATGCTGCGCATCCTGCCGCGGATCCTGACCGAGTTCCGCCGCCGCTATCCCGACGTGCACATGATCTTCCGCGAGCAGGGCTCGGTCGCCCAGCTGGAGGCGCTGGCGCAGGGCGGCACCGACGTGGCCTTCCTGCATTCGCCGATGCGGCCGAATCCGGCCTTCGACCATGTGATGCTGGACGTGGAGCCGCTGATCGCGGTGCTGCCGACCGGCCACCGGCTGGCGAGACGCACCGAGATCGAGCTGGCCGAGCTGGCCGACGACCCCTGGGTGCTGTTCCCGCGCGAGGACAATTCGCCGATCTACGACCGCATCATCGCGGTGTGCGCCCGCGCCGGCTTCTCGCCCAAGGTGGTGCAGGAAGCCGGCCCGGTGCATTCGCGGCTGGGCCTGGTCGCCTCCGGCTTCGGCGTGCACCTGGTCGGCAGCTCGTGGCGGGCGATGCCGTTCCCCGGCGTGGTCTACCTGCCGATCCAGCCATCCGCCACGCTGGGCCTTGCCTGCTACTGGCGCAAGGACGACCCCAATCCGATCCTGCGGCTGTTCGTCGACGTCACCCGCCGCCACCAGATGTAG
- a CDS encoding extracellular solute-binding protein, with product MADIGITRREGLALAMGGLFALSSRGVNAQGQAELTFWSVRLNTPELQAALLPLLKQFETENPGIAIVNEPVSGSLVYPKFLTAVQGEQMPDIAEAYSYHPLQFAALDQMAEMDDIVAEWEADGRLADIVNEFAYRKFHWQDHYWGVPYNLDPRAIYYRRDILEQKGIAPPTDWDAFQAAAIAAHDPDSGTFGLVFPAGDFHITQHFFMAFMFQAGGSILDADGNLVFGTTARDANIRALTYLTDFATRHQVTPAGIASYNTDDAHTIFAQGRAAFGMGTGRLINQIMTENPDLFDKVGILETLQGPAAKLSAGFYNPMFVWKHSPALDAAKAFVRWFIQPGRLEPLYAAAPGQHWPIFTSEFDTPRVQQNRLLSEMLQKVIPYTTDFAYPGTGIPEMGIIDGEKLFAAPVNEVVVGSKSPEQAIDDAHEKMAEVFG from the coding sequence ATGGCCGACATTGGTATCACACGACGCGAAGGCCTTGCGCTCGCCATGGGCGGGCTGTTCGCGCTGTCGTCGCGCGGCGTCAACGCCCAGGGCCAGGCCGAGCTGACCTTCTGGAGCGTGCGGCTGAACACGCCGGAGCTGCAGGCCGCCCTGCTGCCGCTCCTGAAGCAGTTCGAGACCGAGAACCCCGGCATCGCCATCGTCAACGAGCCGGTGTCCGGCAGCCTGGTCTACCCGAAGTTCCTGACCGCGGTGCAGGGCGAACAGATGCCCGACATCGCCGAGGCCTATTCCTATCACCCGCTGCAGTTCGCCGCCCTCGACCAGATGGCGGAGATGGACGACATCGTCGCGGAATGGGAGGCCGACGGCCGGCTGGCGGACATCGTCAACGAGTTCGCCTACCGCAAGTTCCACTGGCAGGACCACTACTGGGGCGTGCCCTACAACCTGGACCCGCGCGCGATCTACTACCGCCGCGACATCCTGGAGCAGAAGGGCATCGCGCCGCCGACCGACTGGGACGCGTTCCAGGCGGCGGCGATCGCCGCGCACGACCCCGACAGCGGCACCTTCGGCCTGGTGTTCCCGGCCGGCGACTTCCACATCACCCAGCACTTCTTCATGGCGTTCATGTTCCAGGCCGGCGGCAGCATCCTGGACGCGGACGGCAACCTGGTGTTCGGCACCACCGCGCGCGACGCCAACATCCGGGCGCTGACCTATCTGACCGACTTCGCCACCCGGCACCAGGTCACCCCGGCCGGCATCGCGTCGTACAACACCGACGACGCGCACACGATCTTCGCCCAGGGCCGTGCCGCCTTCGGCATGGGCACCGGCCGGCTGATCAACCAGATCATGACCGAGAACCCTGACTTGTTCGACAAGGTCGGCATCCTGGAGACGCTGCAGGGCCCGGCCGCCAAGCTGAGTGCCGGCTTCTACAACCCGATGTTCGTCTGGAAGCACAGCCCGGCGCTGGACGCGGCCAAGGCCTTCGTACGCTGGTTCATCCAGCCGGGCCGGCTGGAGCCGCTGTATGCCGCGGCGCCCGGCCAGCACTGGCCGATCTTCACGTCCGAATTCGACACGCCGCGGGTGCAGCAGAACCGGCTGCTCAGCGAGATGCTGCAGAAGGTGATCCCCTACACCACCGACTTCGCCTATCCCGGCACCGGCATCCCCGAGATGGGCATCATCGACGGCGAGAAGCTGTTCGCCGCGCCGGTCAACGAGGTGGTGGTCGGCAGCAAGTCGCCGGAGCAGGCGATCGACGACGCCCACGAGAAGATGGCCGAGGTGTTCGGATAG
- a CDS encoding carbohydrate ABC transporter permease — MAVTATTSVRVAPAAMPRGLDRRVLTGLACYLLLIVAAVAILFPVLWMFSSSFKPTTELFARDLTLLPVDWTWDNYRNVWLATDFPVYFWNSFFVASITTICSIAVSVYAAYAIARIRFRGRFAFGMMLLVTQMFPHIMLVVPLFLIVKRLGLLDTHAALIIAYTAFSLPFSIWMLRSFFAAIPLELEDAAAIDGASQLATLHRIILPLAGPGIAAVAMYTFIRSWNEFLFALVFLQSGAQRTLPLGLVSFQEEFNFRWDLMMAGASIISLPVLFFFLLMQRFIVQGLTGGAVKG, encoded by the coding sequence ATGGCGGTGACCGCGACCACGTCCGTCAGGGTGGCGCCGGCCGCGATGCCGCGCGGCCTCGACCGGCGCGTGCTGACCGGGCTGGCCTGCTATCTGCTGCTGATCGTCGCCGCGGTCGCCATCCTGTTCCCGGTGCTGTGGATGTTCTCGTCGTCGTTCAAGCCGACGACCGAGCTGTTCGCGCGCGACCTGACGCTGCTGCCGGTGGACTGGACCTGGGACAACTACCGCAATGTCTGGCTGGCGACCGACTTCCCGGTCTATTTCTGGAACAGCTTCTTCGTCGCCTCGATCACCACGATCTGCTCGATCGCCGTCTCGGTCTACGCCGCCTATGCCATCGCGCGCATCCGCTTCCGCGGCCGCTTCGCCTTCGGCATGATGCTGCTGGTCACCCAGATGTTCCCGCACATCATGCTGGTGGTGCCGCTGTTTCTGATCGTCAAGCGGCTGGGCCTGCTCGACACCCACGCCGCGCTGATCATCGCCTACACCGCCTTCTCGCTGCCGTTCTCGATCTGGATGCTGCGCAGCTTCTTCGCCGCCATCCCGCTGGAGCTGGAGGACGCGGCGGCCATCGACGGCGCCTCGCAGCTGGCGACGCTGCACCGGATCATCCTGCCGCTGGCCGGGCCAGGCATCGCGGCGGTGGCGATGTACACGTTCATCCGGTCCTGGAACGAGTTCCTGTTCGCCCTGGTGTTCCTGCAGTCCGGCGCCCAGCGCACCCTGCCGCTGGGCCTGGTCAGCTTCCAGGAGGAGTTCAACTTCCGCTGGGACCTGATGATGGCCGGCGCCAGCATCATCTCGCTGCCGGTGCTGTTCTTCTTCCTCCTGATGCAGCGCTTCATCGTGCAAGGGCTGACCGGGGGCGCGGTCAAGGGATGA
- a CDS encoding sugar phosphate isomerase/epimerase family protein translates to MRFGAPIWPFQWEPPYEDGIRRIAALGFRAIELIAWNKDYLAEYYTPAKVKELRALVDGEGLKLSQFVSTPHDLSSADAAKRDAAVEHWKRTVEVGAALGSELINMVSSHPFAMRDGEQMPRITTKPLVQSYEVDVPEGLDWDQNFRDYVAAMRRCADACADAGVTMTVEPHPGRYLANHDGALRLLEHVDSPAMGINFDPSHTFPVGDFPNITILRLNRHIKHCHVSDNDGVTNVHWRPGMGKINWTHFMKALKEVGFDGVISIELEDVPGVSRGPRSTAPGVYRNVTATDQFVNETVAGMNYLKAIARDLGIHVEH, encoded by the coding sequence ATGAGGTTCGGGGCACCGATCTGGCCGTTCCAGTGGGAACCGCCCTATGAGGACGGCATCCGCCGCATCGCCGCGCTGGGCTTCCGGGCGATCGAGCTGATCGCCTGGAACAAGGACTACCTGGCCGAGTACTACACGCCGGCGAAGGTCAAGGAACTGCGCGCCCTGGTCGACGGCGAGGGGCTGAAGCTGTCGCAGTTCGTCTCCACCCCGCACGACCTGTCGAGCGCCGACGCGGCCAAGCGCGACGCGGCGGTCGAGCACTGGAAGCGCACCGTCGAGGTCGGCGCCGCGCTGGGCTCGGAGCTGATCAACATGGTCTCCTCCCACCCCTTCGCCATGCGCGACGGCGAGCAGATGCCGCGCATCACCACCAAGCCGCTGGTGCAGTCCTACGAGGTCGACGTGCCGGAGGGGCTGGACTGGGACCAGAACTTCCGCGACTACGTTGCCGCCATGCGCCGCTGCGCCGACGCCTGCGCCGACGCCGGGGTGACCATGACGGTGGAGCCGCATCCGGGGCGCTACCTCGCCAACCACGACGGCGCGCTGCGGCTGCTGGAGCACGTGGATTCGCCGGCGATGGGGATCAACTTCGACCCCAGCCACACCTTCCCGGTCGGCGACTTCCCCAACATCACCATCCTGCGGCTGAACAGGCACATCAAGCACTGCCACGTGTCGGACAACGACGGGGTGACCAACGTCCACTGGCGGCCGGGCATGGGCAAGATCAACTGGACCCATTTCATGAAGGCGCTGAAGGAGGTGGGCTTCGACGGGGTGATCTCGATCGAGCTGGAGGACGTGCCCGGCGTCTCGCGCGGGCCGCGGTCGACCGCGCCGGGCGTCTATCGCAACGTCACCGCCACCGACCAGTTCGTCAACGAGACGGTCGCCGGCATGAACTACCTGAAGGCGATCGCCCGGGACCTCGGCATCCACGTCGAGCATTGA
- a CDS encoding sugar ABC transporter permease, whose translation MYQQRRARFAYWLILPALVLVLLLNLYPLIEGVIVSLQKQNMARPNPESFVWFRHYIRALFEDAEFWATTWRTFVWTAGSVVGAYVLALGIALLLNMEIFGRGLFRALFLIPWVVPDVVTALLWKWVYADEFGIANFLLLKLGLVDSPVLWLSGPDSAMLAVIAVQIWKLYPVMTIVLLASLQGVPKELLEAAQLDGANALQRFRYVTFRFIRPASVVITLLGAIWTFQSFDIVYLLTGGGPADATQILPVMVYVKAFWATDMGYAAAIGMLMLVMLVAISLIQLTAGKAHRNELAED comes from the coding sequence ATGTACCAGCAACGGCGCGCCCGGTTCGCCTATTGGCTGATCCTGCCGGCGCTCGTGCTCGTGCTGCTGCTCAATCTCTATCCGCTGATCGAAGGCGTGATCGTGAGCCTGCAGAAGCAGAACATGGCGCGCCCCAACCCGGAATCCTTCGTCTGGTTCAGGCACTACATCCGCGCGCTGTTCGAGGACGCCGAATTCTGGGCGACCACCTGGCGCACCTTCGTGTGGACCGCCGGCTCGGTGGTCGGCGCCTATGTGCTGGCGCTGGGCATCGCCCTGCTCCTGAACATGGAGATCTTCGGCCGCGGCCTGTTCCGCGCGCTGTTCCTGATCCCCTGGGTGGTGCCGGACGTGGTGACGGCGCTGCTGTGGAAATGGGTCTATGCCGACGAGTTCGGCATCGCCAACTTCCTGCTGCTCAAGCTCGGCTTGGTCGACAGCCCGGTGCTGTGGCTGTCCGGCCCCGACAGCGCGATGCTGGCGGTGATCGCGGTGCAGATCTGGAAGCTGTATCCGGTGATGACGATCGTGCTGCTGGCCTCGCTGCAGGGCGTGCCGAAGGAACTGCTGGAGGCGGCCCAGCTCGACGGCGCCAACGCGCTGCAGCGCTTCCGCTACGTCACCTTCCGCTTCATCCGGCCGGCCAGCGTGGTGATCACGCTGCTGGGCGCGATCTGGACCTTCCAGAGCTTCGACATCGTCTACCTGCTGACCGGCGGCGGCCCGGCCGACGCCACCCAGATCCTGCCGGTGATGGTCTACGTCAAGGCGTTCTGGGCTACCGACATGGGCTATGCCGCGGCGATCGGCATGCTGATGCTGGTGATGCTGGTGGCGATCAGCCTGATCCAGCTGACGGCGGGCAAGGCGCACCGCAACGAGCTGGCCGAGGACTGA